Proteins co-encoded in one Bacillus paramycoides genomic window:
- a CDS encoding 16S rRNA (uracil(1498)-N(3))-methyltransferase: MQRYFVEEKYVNETSIRIVGDDVHHIARVMRMSAGDHIYCCVNGKTAICSIDEITSEFINTAIVEWVETSSELPVFVTIASGLPKGDKLELIFQKGTELGAAAFLPFQASRSIVKWDAKKADKKVERLRKIVKEAAEQSHRSEVPEVHAPASFKQLLSMSGEYDVCLVAYEEEAKQGEKSNFAKALTTMKPGQKLLIVFGPEGGLAEEEITALREHKFVPCSLGPRILRTETAPLYALSAASYHFELMG, from the coding sequence ATGCAACGTTATTTTGTAGAAGAGAAATATGTAAATGAGACAAGTATTCGCATTGTAGGTGATGACGTACATCATATCGCAAGAGTGATGCGTATGTCAGCTGGTGATCACATTTATTGCTGTGTAAACGGAAAAACAGCCATATGTTCAATTGATGAAATTACCAGTGAATTTATTAATACGGCTATTGTAGAATGGGTAGAGACGTCAAGTGAACTTCCTGTTTTCGTGACGATTGCAAGTGGACTGCCGAAAGGAGACAAGCTCGAGTTAATTTTCCAAAAAGGAACTGAGCTTGGGGCGGCTGCATTCTTACCATTTCAAGCATCTCGCTCTATCGTAAAATGGGATGCGAAAAAAGCTGATAAAAAAGTTGAGCGTTTAAGAAAAATTGTGAAAGAAGCTGCGGAACAATCACATAGAAGTGAAGTTCCAGAAGTACATGCTCCGGCATCATTTAAACAATTGCTTTCGATGAGTGGTGAGTATGATGTTTGTCTTGTTGCTTACGAAGAGGAAGCAAAACAAGGCGAGAAATCTAACTTTGCGAAAGCTTTAACGACGATGAAACCAGGTCAAAAGCTATTGATTGTATTTGGCCCAGAAGGCGGTTTAGCTGAAGAAGAGATTACAGCGCTTCGTGAACATAAATTTGTACCATGTAGTTTAGGACCAAGAATTTTAAGAACAGAAACGGCGCCGTTATACGCGTTAAGTGCTGCTTCGTATCATTTTGAATTGATGGGGTGA